The Kribbella shirazensis genomic interval AACCGATCGAGGTGCGCCGCGTCATGGAGTCGGATGCGGACCTCCACGACTTCTGAACCCGACCACGAGTTCGAGGACCTGCTGCGGGAGCTGACCCCGCAGGTCCTCGGCGCGGTCGTGCGCTGGTCAGGAGACTTCGCCGCGGCCGAGGACGCAGTCCAGGAGGCACTACTCGCAGCCGCCACCACGTGGCCCCGAGACGGCCGGCCGGACAACCCGAAGTCCTGGCTGATCCAGACCGCCTCCCGGCGGCTCATCGACGAGGTACGCCAGCAGCGGGCACGCCGGCGCCGCGAGGAGCGGGCGGCGCTGCGCGAGGTACCCGCCGAAGAGGTCGAGGAGTACGACGACACGCTCCGGCTGCTGTTCCTGTGCTGCCACCCCGCGCTCACACCGGCATCGGCGATCGCGCTGACTCTGCGGGCGGTCGGCGGCCTCACCACAGCAGAGATCGCGACGGCGTACCTGGTGCCTGAGGCGACCATGGCGCAACGGATCAGCCGGGCGAAGCAGAAGCTGAAGGGCGCCAGCTTCGAACTGGACGCCGACCCGGACAGACTGCGCAACGTGCTGCATGTTCTGTACCTGATGTTCAACGAGGGCTACACCAGCACCAGCGGGCCGGAGCTGCACCGCAGCGACCTGTCCAGCGAGGCGATCCGCCTGACGCGCGCAGTACGGAAGCAGCTACCCGACGACGGACAGGTCACCGGGCTGCTCGCACTGATGCTGCTGACCGATGCTCGACGTGCGGCGCGGACGGGCGAGGGCGGAGAGCTCATCCCGCTGGCCGAGCAGGACAGGTCGTTGTGGGACCACGACCGCATCACCGAAGGAGTAGCGCTCGCTGTCGAAGCGTTCGAGACGCCACCACTGGGGGAGTACCAGATCCAGGCGGCGATCGCCGCACTGCACGACGAGGTGGACCGGGCGGAGGACACCGACTGGCCACAGATCCTCGCCCTGTACGGACTCCTCGAGGACCTGTCCGGCAACCCGATGGTGAAGCTCAACCGGGCCATCGCAGCGGCGATGGTGGACGGCCCCGACGCCGGCCTGAAGCTGCTGGAACCACTGGACGACGAGCTGGCCGGCCACTACCGTCTGGACGCCACCCGCGGACATCTCTACGAGATGCGCGGTGACCACCAGGCCGCCGCCGAACACTTCCGGGCGGCGGCCCGTGGTACGACGAGTCTGCCGGAGCGCAACTACCTGCTCGCCAAGGCCGCGTCGCTCAGCTGATCAGACGTACTGCCCGAAGGCGGCCGCGATGTCCTCGTCGGTTGCCAGCAGCAACCGCAGCAGGATGCGCGCCTTGTACGGGTCGAGGAACCCGCCGTCGATCAGACCGCGTTGCAGCAGGTCGGTCTCCGATCCGGGCGAGTGGTACGTGTTGCGGACGACCGAGCCGGCGCCGGTGCGGGAGGTCAGGACCACAGGCATGCGTGCCGCCAGCTCACCGAGCACCGGAGCGAGTGCGGCCGGCACGTGCCCGACGCCGTACCCGGCGACGACCAGACCCTGATGCGTGTCGGCGAGGCCCCGCAAAAGGAGCCCGTCGTCGTCCAGGGTCACGGTGTAGAGCGCGACCCGGATGGTGTCGAGCTCGGTGGGCTCAGCGCTGCCCTGTACGCCGTCCAGCCGGAAGGGGCGTGTGAGCACACGGACCCGGTCCTCGATCACGTGGCCGATCGGACCGGTGTTCGGTGACTCGAACGTCGCAGTACTCGTGCTGTGCGTCTTACGGACCCAGCGGGCCGCGTGGATCTCCTCCTTGAACACGACCAACGCGCCGAGGTCACGGGCCGCGGGGGAGGAGGCGACACGGAGGGCGGCCAGCAGGTTCGCGGGGCCGTCAGGGCCTGCCAGCGTCGGGTTGCGCATCGCACCGGTGAACACCAGCGGCTGCGGATGCGGCCAGACGAGGTCCGCCAGGAAGGCGCTCTCTTCGAGGGTGTCCGTGCCCTGTG includes:
- a CDS encoding RNA polymerase sigma factor, encoding MRTSTTSEPDHEFEDLLRELTPQVLGAVVRWSGDFAAAEDAVQEALLAAATTWPRDGRPDNPKSWLIQTASRRLIDEVRQQRARRRREERAALREVPAEEVEEYDDTLRLLFLCCHPALTPASAIALTLRAVGGLTTAEIATAYLVPEATMAQRISRAKQKLKGASFELDADPDRLRNVLHVLYLMFNEGYTSTSGPELHRSDLSSEAIRLTRAVRKQLPDDGQVTGLLALMLLTDARRAARTGEGGELIPLAEQDRSLWDHDRITEGVALAVEAFETPPLGEYQIQAAIAALHDEVDRAEDTDWPQILALYGLLEDLSGNPMVKLNRAIAAAMVDGPDAGLKLLEPLDDELAGHYRLDATRGHLYEMRGDHQAAAEHFRAAARGTTSLPERNYLLAKAASLS
- a CDS encoding asparaginase domain-containing protein, with amino-acid sequence MSVALFTLGGTISMAGSHRLTGDDLTAAMPGLDELGHEVAIQDIEKMPSANLTAAKVLEVVDAASKAVAAGAAGAVVTQGTDTLEESAFLADLVWPHPQPLVFTGAMRNPTLAGPDGPANLLAALRVASSPAARDLGALVVFKEEIHAARWVRKTHSTSTATFESPNTGPIGHVIEDRVRVLTRPFRLDGVQGSAEPTELDTIRVALYTVTLDDDGLLLRGLADTHQGLVVAGYGVGHVPAALAPVLGELAARMPVVLTSRTGAGSVVRNTYHSPGSETDLLQRGLIDGGFLDPYKARILLRLLLATDEDIAAAFGQYV